Below is a genomic region from Pseudomonas berkeleyensis.
TAGTACCGGACGGCGATCTGGTGGACGACGTGCCGGTCTTCATCGGCACCTACAGCACAGAATACCGGCTCAAAGAGCCATCGAGCCTTGAGCAACTTCCAGGCTTCCCGCCTTTGACGGCGACAAAGATAAGCACGCTCGATGCTACTGATGAAATCTATCTCGACGTAATCCACTTCACCAACAAAGACAGAGCGCTTGGCTTCAGGCAGGCCTGCGGGCATCTAGGCATAGAGCCTGAGCACGTCCGCTCGTTCAAAAATGAACGAGGGCTATTCCTATTGTTGCGCAGGAATGATGCTCCCAAGAAGGTAGGGCATATCATCTATCGAAGCAGTGACGTTCAGTTTATCCATGGGCTTGGTGCTGAGATGGAGTGTGAGTATGTGGCGGCATTTAACATAGAGGGTAACATTATTCCTCTTCAATCAATCGAGGTTGGCGAAGAGGAATAAGTAGGGCTATGGCTGGTTGTTTGTGTCTATCTCTGTTTTGACTTTTCTCAACTTGCGTGGATCAATTTCAACTTCCGTGTTGCCTGTTTTTAATTTAACCATAGATGCTGTTCCCATAATTGCAGATGCAAGTTGGTCGGCTGGGTGGACTAAGTTTTCCACTTTTTCACCCTGAGGTGTAAATAGGTTTCTACTCAAGCTGTCCAATAGCTCTGGCGGTATTGAGTTTCCTTTTGCATCGTTCCATTCTAGGCTTGTTTCTACAATCCAGCTTGCTCTTTCCATATCAAGTTCGAGCTGCTTTAGGTGGAACTCGGCAAGTGAGTGCTGTTCAAACCAGCGATTTTGCCAGCGGATATAAAAAAGAATAGAGCCGACAGCACCAAATGAATAAACAATCTGTTTTATTCCCGGTATCCACAACGCACTCGTGTTGTTGAGAGTAAGGGCGTGGTAGAAGTCACGTATGGAAAATCCAGAGAGCACGACGAAAACAGCGATAAGGCCTAGCATTGCTAATGCAATAGGTGTTCTAAGCTTGTTGGTTCCGCTGGTTAGTTTAAATTCGGTTTGACGCTTCTTTATTTCGCCAATGATGTCTTTACGTATTTGCCTTCTTGCGTGGGTATTACTTTTACTGTCCAGCTCTTGCTTTCTATTTTCGAATTCCTGTTCCTTTTCTTGAAGCAAATCTTTTAGTTCTTGATATTCTTTTTTAAGTGTTTGATCCTTTTCCTTAAATTCTTCTTCTAAGGAGTTCTGTTTGTGTTCGTGTAGTAGGTCTAGCTTTTCTCTATATTCGTGGTTGTCGGATATTAGTTTTTCGCTTAATTCCTCAAGCCGCTTTAGTGTTGCTTCGTGAATTGAAGCTAATTCCTCTTGCTCTTTAGAGCCTTTGCTGCCAACAGTTCTGCCTGGCTCAATAGCTTTAAGCTTTTTTATTATTGTATAGCCAAGTTCTATTTTTTCAGATTCGGTTAATTTGCAGTTGTTTCCTGGGGCTAAGTTTATATCGTCGGTGTAAGGGGATTTTGTTTCTGCGGCACCTCCGCGATACAGTCTTGCGCTAAACCCTCCAGCGCTAAAGGATAAAGAAAAAATAAGTTCAGAGTTTTTCTTTATTAAGTCTGCTATATCTTGATTTTGTTCTGGTTGTTGAGGGTCGAAATTGATGCTTGCTGAGCCTAGTAGCGATAGATTAGCGCTTGGGCTGTGTGCGCTTAGGTTTTCTGCAATCTCTTTAAAGCAATCAATTATTGCTTTATCTTTTAGTCTTGGTATTTTAATTATTTGGCTCAAGGGTGCTTGCTCCTTTGTGTGTAAAAGGCTCGTTTTTATAAATTTGAAGGTTGATGTTGAGCGAGAGCTGTTCTGCTTGATCCTTGTCCTTTGGCTTGCCACAAAAGTGGACGCAGCTGATCTCATCCGTCCATTTACAGATTTCTGATGAGTAGATCAGCGGCAGGGGGGGGATCAGGGCGGGGAGGAATCGGGTCATAAGGAAGCTTCCATGCAGAATGGCGTGCTGGCTGTCCCAGAAGCGCCACTGTTCAGGCGGAAGGGGTGTCCCCTTACGGCCTCAAAACACCATGCAATGGATACTAGCCAATAGCCGGCACGGGCGGAAGCCCTGTTTTTACAGGCTTCCAGCTTCTACCGAGGGAGGTGGCGCTTTTTCATAATGCTGATGTCCCAGGTTCAAGTCCCGGTGTAGCCACCATATTTATCAAAGGGTTAGCTTCGGCTAGCCCTTTGTCGTTTCTGGGGCAGTGACTACGAAGTGACTACACCCTGACTACCAGCGGCACCATTGCTGTTCACATGGCACGCCATCGTTGTCGCCGTCCATCTTCGTGCCAGGGCAATTACGAAGGAAAAAAGTGGCCTCAGCGCACGAAGTCATTTGAGAACAATGGGTTCGACCGTCACAAGAGTAAGACGGAGTAGCAGGCCTTGCAGGGCTGATAGATGGCTGAGTTAAGCTAGTTGGTATACCACTGGAGACGCTAGTTGTCGGTTGACTAGCAGGGTATGAGGTCGAGCTATCAGAGCGCTCTGAATTAGGTTTCAGATAAAATTGCCAGACAGCAGCGCCGATCAGTAGAGCAATGATCAGATTCTTCAATTTTGACCCCGTAAGCTAAGTAGCATAAGGGCGATATATGACGAACCGTCTCACCTCCCTGTTATCACAGTATGACCGCTTTGATTGAGTGGAGATAGACGAAGCGCAGACTCCAGATGATCAGGCGACAGGTGCGCATAGCGCATGGTCATGGTGATAGTTGAGTGCCCGAGGATGCGTTGCAGGCCCAGGATGTCACCACCGCCCATCATGTAATGGCTCGCGAAGGTGTGCCGGAGGATGTGGGTCATCTGGCCAGGTGTGTGGAAGCCGCAACGCTGGTAAGCAGACCGGAATGCCGACCGGCAGGGCATGAACAATCGGCCATTTCCCGGCATTCCTACCTTTAAGGCTATCTCTTCGACCTCTTTCGGGATCGGCACCGACCGGGACTGACGGTTTTTCGTTCGGTGAAAATGGGCCTTACCGCCGAACAGAGCACCGCGTTGCAGTGATTCCGCTTCGTCCCATCGGGCGCCAGTGGCTAAGCAGATCAGCGCAACCGGATAGGTATGGTTGTTGGTCGAGCGTTTGCACTCTTCAAGCAGTTGTTCGACCTGCTGCAAGGTCAGAAACGTCAGCTCGGTCTGGTCGGTCTTAATCTGGCGAACCTTGGCCAACGGATTGTTGCCGACCCAGGCACCCAGGCGGATCAGTTCGGAGAACACTGCCGACAGGTAGCGCTGTTCGTGGTTGACGGTGTGCGGGCTGACGTCCTTTAGGCGAGTCTGACGATAGCGTGCCCAGGCGAGGGCATCGAAGTTGGAGGCCATCGGATTGCCGAGACGTTCGACAGTGGCCAGGGTGCGGGCAAGCCGATGCTTGGCATCCTTGAGTGAGCAGCCGTGCAATTCATGCCAGAGCGTCACCAGATCCGACAGGCGATCATCGAGCGGTCGGCCGGTAGTGTTCAGGCTGGCGAAGAACTCGGATTCATAGCGCTGGGCTGCAGCCTTGGTTTTGAAGCCCTTCTTGCGAATACGACGACCCGAGCGGCCGTTTTCGTAGAAGTCAGCTGTCCAGGTGTTGCCGTCTTTTCTAGCCGTCATACAGCACGCCCCCAGCGGATATGACGTTCCTCAAGAATGCCTTTGATGTGCTTGTACAGCCCGTCTTCATCCATGCCCTTGGCGGCATAGTGGTCGCGGATCACCGGCCAGCACTCCCAATCCTTGAGCCGATAGAAAGCCTTTCTAGCGCCCACTCGCTCCCGTGCCAGCAGGCTGACGAAGTTTCCCAGGAACAGTTCCACGTTCTTGCCGGAGAAGCCCCGTGAGGTCTTGTATTGGCGCTTGTACTCGGTTTCGTCCACCAGGGAATCGACCGGCAGATCGACGCGCACGTCGTCACGGATCAGCGTCCAGATGGGTTCGAAGTAACCAGGGCGAGCCAGCAACTTGAATTGGCGTAGGCCATAGCGCCACAGGCCGTCGAGGTGCGGAGCAAAGGCGGCGTAGCTGTTGGTTTCGATGGCCTGGTTTGTGTGTAGATCAACAGAGCCCGAAGCGAATTGCTGGATGACAGAGTGGTGATAACGCAGCTCGACACGCCACACGTCTTGCTCGGGGTTGTAGTTGTCCGGGTCGGTTTCGTCGAAGCTATCGCGACGCCTCCAGACGCCTTCCCAATAGTCGAGTTTATCGATGGCGCGGGCCTGTTCGGTCTTGTTGTAGATACCGAGCTGGACGCCTCCAGCGGAGCCGAACAGATACGACTGGCCTTTGCCGTAGGTGGCAGACTCCAGCGTCCACTGGATTTCCTTGATGCCGGAGATATCACGGGCTGCACGTGCGCGGCAGTGCATACGGGCTACCAGATCGGCAGGCGGTTGCCAGCCTTGGAGGTCAAGCGCGAGGTGAACGGCGCATTGGTTGCGTTCGACGTTGGTCAGGACGTGGCTGGCGTAGTAGTCCAGGCGTTCTTGCAGGCGCTCAGGTGAGAAGGTGTCGATAGCGTGGGGCGAGACTTCGATTTTCAGGTGGGGGCCGATGTTCTCAAGCTTGGCGTTGAAATTCTTCACCAGCAGGATGATGCCAAGGTCAGCGTTTTGCAGCTTGTACTGGTAGCCGGAATCCTTGCTGACACGCCCCGAGTGCCAACGCTGGCCAGCGAAATCGACGATGGTGCCGGGCTTCTCGAACAGGCACATGATTTCAGGGCGGATCAGGCCACGGTACAACTGGCGGACGGTATCGACGCTACAGGCCAGGATTCGGACGTTGGACAGATCCACGAAACCACCCGCTCGAGGATCACAGAAGAGACGACTTTTCGGGTCTTCTTTCCCGGTCTCAATATCAATGCGGTAGTAGTCCTTTGGTGCGCTCATTCTCTGTATCTCTCTGGTGCAATGTGGACGCTTAAGTCTGTTTATCTGACGTGCTACAGGGACGTCAGCGGCGTGCGCGCTCGCGCCTGCGTTCTGAACTGAACCACTTCGGCGCTCGCGCATCAGCGCCACGGCCTGCTGGCATATTCGTTATCCGGAACCACCGTGACGCGGACTGGGGATGCAGCTTGGGTGGGCTGGGAAGGCACGGAAACGCTACTGGTTCCGGGTGTTTGAGCGGATGACGCGACTTCTCTTGGTCTCACGCCCGGACAGATGGCCGTTCCTTTGAATCCCATCGGGTGCTGGATATCCACGAAGCATTCACTGCGCACGTGGATCAAGTAGCCGAGCTTGTGGAGGTCAGCAAAGCTTTGCCTCAGAACGGAGCCGTTTGCGTCGACGACCTCCAGTTGGCCAACCTGCACGGGCTTGCCGTTGCGTTCGGCGAAGAGCACACCGCGCAGGACGAATGTTCGCCCCGCGAGCGGGTGATTCAGGTCAGGAGCAGGAACAGCACTTTGCTGGTCAGCCACATTAGGAATACGAAGAGCAGCAAGCGGAGAGTCAGAAACCGCAGCAGGCGTAGCGCTAGACGGAGGGGTGTCCGCAGGCGGGCCAGGATTGGCTTTGTCAGCTGTAGCAGGGCCGAAATCGATGCCGCCGAGAGATAGTAGAGCGACAACAAGAATGGCCATAAATACCAGTAGAGCAAGTAGCTTAGGCGACTTGAGAAGACTTTTGCCGGCCTTGGTGTCCTGGGTTTTTCCGGTGGCGGTGGACTGGTAGAGGCGGAAGGTATCGGGCTTGATACGCTTGTATTCGATGACCGTTCCTTCCATGGGGGGACGGTTGACTTGAGCGTCATGCTGGGCCTCCTTGTAACGGCCACTAATGCCGATCACGGCAAGGTTGGAATGCCTGTAAGCCATCTCACAGGTCATGCGGATGTCGTCGCGTATGTAGGCGATATTCGGAGTGGTGAGGACGATGTCCCAGTTCCAATGCCGGTGGCGTGTCCAGCCGTCGAGCCAGCTCATCGGGCGGTCAGCTTTCGCCGCCGCCTCGGGGCCGCCCGGAAAATCGAAGCGTTCCAGATCGCGTTCGCGCCAGGCCTTGGGGAAGACCAGTTGGGTTTCATCAAAGATGATGAACGCGCCGCGCGGCGCCCACTGGAACCAGGTGCGCATGCGCTCCATATCATCGAGCGATTCAAGGTCGAGGTTGATGATGTCGACCGTTTCCGGAATATCCGGCATGACCTGCAGCACGCGTTCCAGGGTGAAGCCGCGGACGTTGGTGATGATCAGCCGGCCTTCCTTGAGAGCCGGCACCGCGTCGTCCTGTATCGCGCCGGATGTTTTATAGGAGCCGTTGGGGCCGTGGTGAATCTTGATCGACATGCTTAGCGCCCCAGGAACGGTACGAACTTGAGGACGAAGCGGGTCGAGAGCGCGGAAAAGATGATGTTCAGCGCCTGGGGGATACCGAAGAAGGAGAGTGCAGACGCCACTTCGGCAGGCAGACCAGCCCAGCGCTGACGAACAGCCTCCGCCACACCGATATCCGACATGATGCCTTGCGCGGCCTCATAAGCGACTTCCAGCGCCATGACCTGTAGCGAGACCCAGGAATAAATAGCCGCCTTGGTCAGCAGGACGAGGAAGTCTTTAATCAGCTCATAGATGCCTGTGGTTAAAAAATCCCACACCCACTGTATGAAGGTAAAGAAGTTATCAATAACACCCGCAATCCATTCCATCATTCACCTCAGAATAATTAATGCAGCCAGCGCGGCGGCAGCCAAAAGAAGGGCGTAACGTATGTAACCCAGCGGTTCGC
It encodes:
- a CDS encoding excalibur calcium-binding domain-containing protein, yielding MKNLIIALLIGAAVWQFYLKPNSERSDSSTSYPASQPTTSVSSGIPTSLTQPSISPARPATPSYSCDGRTHCSQMTSCAEATFFLRNCPGTKMDGDNDGVPCEQQWCRW
- a CDS encoding phage integrase encodes the protein MTARKDGNTWTADFYENGRSGRRIRKKGFKTKAAAQRYESEFFASLNTTGRPLDDRLSDLVTLWHELHGCSLKDAKHRLARTLATVERLGNPMASNFDALAWARYRQTRLKDVSPHTVNHEQRYLSAVFSELIRLGAWVGNNPLAKVRQIKTDQTELTFLTLQQVEQLLEECKRSTNNHTYPVALICLATGARWDEAESLQRGALFGGKAHFHRTKNRQSRSVPIPKEVEEIALKVGMPGNGRLFMPCRSAFRSAYQRCGFHTPGQMTHILRHTFASHYMMGGGDILGLQRILGHSTITMTMRYAHLSPDHLESALRLSPLNQSGHTVITGR
- a CDS encoding zonular occludens toxin domain-containing protein; translated protein: MSIKIHHGPNGSYKTSGAIQDDAVPALKEGRLIITNVRGFTLERVLQVMPDIPETVDIINLDLESLDDMERMRTWFQWAPRGAFIIFDETQLVFPKAWRERDLERFDFPGGPEAAAKADRPMSWLDGWTRHRHWNWDIVLTTPNIAYIRDDIRMTCEMAYRHSNLAVIGISGRYKEAQHDAQVNRPPMEGTVIEYKRIKPDTFRLYQSTATGKTQDTKAGKSLLKSPKLLALLVFMAILVVALLSLGGIDFGPATADKANPGPPADTPPSSATPAAVSDSPLAALRIPNVADQQSAVPAPDLNHPLAGRTFVLRGVLFAERNGKPVQVGQLEVVDANGSVLRQSFADLHKLGYLIHVRSECFVDIQHPMGFKGTAICPGVRPREVASSAQTPGTSSVSVPSQPTQAASPVRVTVVPDNEYASRPWR
- a CDS encoding DUF2523 family protein: MEWIAGVIDNFFTFIQWVWDFLTTGIYELIKDFLVLLTKAAIYSWVSLQVMALEVAYEAAQGIMSDIGVAEAVRQRWAGLPAEVASALSFFGIPQALNIIFSALSTRFVLKFVPFLGR